One Phycisphaerae bacterium RAS2 DNA window includes the following coding sequences:
- a CDS encoding Nucleotidyltransferase domain protein has protein sequence MVAFLREHHDSLARICRRCRVARLELFGSAARGESFEAGRSDLDFLVEFEPLAPGEMFDAFFDLREALEREFGRKIDLLLARSLQNPYLLESINRNRVTLYGA, from the coding sequence GTGGTCGCCTTCTTACGCGAGCACCATGATTCCCTGGCGAGGATTTGCAGACGCTGTCGCGTTGCGCGGCTGGAGCTGTTTGGCTCCGCGGCGCGAGGCGAATCGTTCGAAGCCGGCCGAAGCGATCTGGATTTCCTGGTCGAATTTGAGCCCCTCGCGCCGGGCGAAATGTTTGATGCATTCTTTGACCTGCGTGAGGCGCTCGAGCGGGAGTTTGGCCGCAAGATCGATCTGCTTCTAGCGCGTTCGCTACAGAATCCTTATCTGCTGGAAAGCATCAATCGAAACCGGGTCACGCTCTATGGAGCTTGA
- the acsA gene encoding Acetyl-coenzyme A ligase: MSDPTIESIQADSQVYPPPPAFASAAHVKSPAEYEALYRRSIEDPESFWAEVASNSHFFRKWDRVLEWEPPFAKWFVGGTTNVSYNCLDLQVARGRGEHVALLWEGEPCDEAGAPRDVRRITYAQLLRDVCRFANGLKKLGVKKGDRVTIYMPMVPELVVAVLACARIGAPHSVIFGGFSAQAIVDRVEDAQSHVVITAGGGWRRGAVVPLKSAVDEACKLTPLIRKVVVLNHCSEGVAMQTGRDAWWHDVIAGVPDDCPAEPLDSEHMLFLLYTSGSTGKPKGILHTTAGYMVYTAYTARLVFDLKPDDIYWCTADVGWITGHSYIIYGPLQNGVTCVMYEGAPNFPDWDRFWAVIARHKVTKFYTAPTAIRAFMRQGTQHPAKHDLSSVKLLGTVGEPINPAAWTWYHENIGREKCPIVDTWWQTETGGILIAPVPGATPTKPGSATRPLPGIDPAIMDKDGTVQGPNAGGLLVIRKPWPGMLRGVYGDEDRFRKQYWSEIPGMYFTGDGARCDADGYFWIMGRVDDVIKVSGHRLGTAEIESALVSHPKVAEAAVVGFPDDLTGEAIAAFVTLKGGNAPSDAMKDELKKHVTAQVGAIARPKDIRFTDALPKTRSGKIMRRLLRELATKGRVEGDTTTLEDFNVIAKLREEE, encoded by the coding sequence ATGTCCGACCCGACGATTGAATCAATCCAGGCCGATTCGCAGGTCTATCCGCCGCCGCCGGCGTTCGCGAGCGCGGCCCACGTCAAGTCGCCGGCCGAGTACGAGGCGCTGTATCGCCGGTCGATCGAGGACCCCGAGTCGTTCTGGGCCGAGGTGGCTTCAAACTCGCACTTCTTCAGGAAGTGGGATCGCGTGCTGGAGTGGGAGCCGCCCTTCGCGAAGTGGTTCGTCGGGGGCACGACGAATGTTTCTTACAATTGCCTTGATTTGCAGGTGGCCCGCGGGCGCGGCGAGCACGTTGCCCTGCTGTGGGAGGGCGAACCGTGCGACGAGGCGGGCGCGCCGCGCGACGTGCGGCGGATCACGTACGCCCAGTTGCTGCGCGACGTCTGTCGATTCGCCAACGGCCTGAAGAAACTGGGTGTCAAAAAAGGCGACCGCGTCACGATCTACATGCCGATGGTGCCGGAGCTGGTCGTGGCTGTGCTGGCCTGCGCGCGGATCGGCGCGCCGCATTCGGTCATTTTCGGCGGGTTCTCGGCGCAGGCGATTGTCGATCGCGTTGAAGATGCGCAGTCGCACGTGGTCATCACGGCGGGCGGCGGCTGGCGGCGCGGCGCAGTCGTGCCGCTCAAGAGCGCCGTTGACGAGGCGTGCAAGCTGACGCCGTTGATTCGCAAAGTCGTCGTACTCAATCACTGCAGCGAGGGCGTCGCCATGCAGACCGGGCGTGATGCCTGGTGGCACGACGTGATTGCCGGCGTGCCCGACGACTGCCCGGCCGAGCCGCTCGACAGCGAGCACATGCTGTTTCTGCTCTACACCAGCGGTAGCACCGGCAAGCCCAAGGGCATCCTGCACACGACCGCGGGCTACATGGTGTACACGGCCTACACGGCGCGGCTCGTCTTCGATCTCAAGCCCGACGACATCTACTGGTGCACGGCCGACGTCGGCTGGATCACGGGGCACAGCTACATCATCTACGGCCCGCTGCAAAACGGCGTGACGTGCGTCATGTACGAAGGCGCGCCGAACTTCCCCGACTGGGATCGCTTCTGGGCCGTGATCGCCCGGCACAAGGTGACAAAATTCTACACCGCGCCGACGGCCATCCGCGCCTTCATGCGGCAGGGCACGCAGCACCCGGCGAAGCACGACTTGTCGAGCGTGAAACTGCTGGGCACGGTCGGCGAGCCAATCAACCCGGCCGCGTGGACCTGGTATCACGAGAACATCGGCCGCGAAAAGTGCCCGATTGTTGATACCTGGTGGCAGACCGAGACGGGCGGCATTCTGATCGCGCCGGTTCCCGGGGCGACGCCGACCAAGCCCGGCTCGGCCACGCGCCCGCTCCCGGGAATCGATCCGGCGATCATGGACAAGGACGGCACCGTGCAGGGGCCCAACGCAGGCGGGCTTCTCGTGATTCGCAAGCCGTGGCCGGGGATGCTGCGCGGCGTGTACGGCGACGAAGATCGCTTTCGCAAGCAGTACTGGTCGGAAATTCCCGGCATGTATTTCACGGGCGACGGCGCCCGCTGCGACGCCGATGGCTACTTCTGGATCATGGGCCGCGTCGATGACGTAATCAAGGTGTCGGGCCATCGCCTTGGCACGGCCGAGATTGAATCGGCGCTGGTGAGCCATCCGAAGGTGGCCGAGGCGGCGGTGGTAGGGTTCCCCGACGATCTGACGGGCGAGGCCATCGCGGCGTTTGTGACGCTCAAGGGCGGCAACGCGCCAAGCGACGCGATGAAAGATGAATTGAAGAAGCACGTCACGGCCCAGGTCGGGGCGATCGCGCGGCCGAAGGACATTCGCTTTACCGATGCCCTGCCCAAGACACGCAGCGGCAAGATCATGCGGCGGCTGCTCCGCGAGCTGGCGACCAAGGGCCGCGTCGAGGGCGACACGACAACGCTGGAGGATTTCAACGTGATCGCGAAGCTGCGCGAGGAGGAATGA